From the genome of Phoenix dactylifera cultivar Barhee BC4 chromosome 17, palm_55x_up_171113_PBpolish2nd_filt_p, whole genome shotgun sequence:
tttaatggcttccgagcttcgaagtcccttaAGACTTAGCTTGGCactagctttctttggctcgattttctggggGAGGTGTTCTGCATTCGGGCTTCGgagcttggcagccttctgagctcggcggccttctggACCATGAAAAGATTTAGCTTCATAGTACTTTCTTGGGGTAGAATCTCCTATGAATCTAGCCAGAGGAGCACTCATCCTTTGGAAGGCATACAAAATAAGGTATCAGCCGAGCTTTCATGATGTACTaaaatcctttttttaaaaCCTTGCAATGATGAGGGAAATAGCTACAGCGTCGTCATAAAGAGGGCTCAACACCCTTTTGGTCTTCATCAGAAAAGGAGATGTGACTTTCACAGAGCACGGATGCTTTGAGGAAGCTCTTTTCTCCGAGCTCGGAGCTTCTGGTACCTCTAGTTGCCCGCCCTCTGATGGTATTGATGATGCCCGTGAGAGGTCAGTGGTCATTCTGCTCCTTATGAGGCACTGGATTTTGTTCCTCGGGCTCTCTCCTGTAGGCATGATCACggacaaaataactcaaccgacctcggcggacaagtgcctcgatctcatcacgaagctcgtagcaatcctccgtatcatggccgcgatctcgatggaagcggcagtacttttcgagtgcttccgcgactctgtcggacgcattctcaatggaggtcggaggtagccccgaccctcaatctccatgaggatttctgctcgggtggatgtgagaggagtgtacgtctggaatttttggaggggagaccccgggcgagctaggctcttgggccaagaaggctctttctcatgccaggggaatctgctacttggttgggagtgctcctggtgcttcttctgcatcttggcaggtcgttcggcttcctcccgccgagaggccatggcttcctcagccttggcgtacttgcgagctcgggtcaacatttcggtgaggtccgcagggaagttcttctcgatagagaagaggaacctgtaagaccgggctccagtctttagtgccgacatggcgattgactggtccagcTCCCGGACTTTCCATATTGCGGCAGTAAACcgatccaagtactccttgaaggactctccctcctcttgtttgatgtcaaggagggagtccgacgtccgccgctggggctggctagcggcaaaattactgacaaactgcctgccgagctgctcaaaggaggagacagtactcggcttcaacccggtgaaccaaagccgggccggtcctcggagcgttgctggaaaggctttgcacatcttggcctccgaggcttcttgtagggccattaaggcccgataactttccaggtggtcaagggggtcggccctgccgttgtaaggctccacctggggcatcttgaaccgcggCGGGACTGGTTCGTCATCAATTtgctgggagaagggggactttgtggtgaactcaaagtcaccatcacgtcccgatttccttccatggagtgcctggatctggcgctccagctcctcgaccttcttgtcgagttcatcattctgggggatcgctacagcggttcctccgggtgcaggttgccctggaaccgactcggcttctgaaggctgtggccagcctccgtgatctctgactgggtgctctctccagagggaggcctggacttgagagtcctgacctcgaagaggaagcccgcttgtagggggctccagttgaactggagccgggggaggcggtgctgctggaatgcccctgggttgcaagctttggacggcggtagccaacgcctgcacttgctgcaccagggcatcaaattgttccggttgaacttgaggtgctggctcaaccgggggtggtgagttccgagcggaacattctgggcttggtggaggacgtcgagaggcgttggaagcccctttgcttcttagcttcatggtagcgaactcgggcccttcctctagcgccaactgttgctggaaattggacccgggggccgccgtgaagccggggaaggaggagctccgctgctgtaggaggcgggcggcggtgcgccggctggctgcgtcctccgccgcggggggtgtgcaagtcctgcaaggaaaaccggtggccggactccccggcgccggccctccgatgcctaagtcagaggggggcttaactttgaagaagagagagggattgtATGTGGAAGTCCGAAATAatccccttgggaggaagaggcCTCCCCCCtcttagagggagaagctccccttttatagggagggtgaccggattacctgtgatgtgtcTGGgcaaattaatgggttaccgtcactgtcagggagctgtcacgattgatcggacccgttggggtggttgaaccgccggccgtggtgggcctggggtccgtagatgacaagtgcattgattgctgagtgaaccggtggtcagaaagagccgtacgctttgatggttcagtgatccggagatcatcttgagccgtgttcatttaatgactgagtgcattggaggcctgagggggtctcatgcattaatgatagggtgtgccgaatgcctgcggagatcttgtgccttaatgacttggggatggtggcagattgaagtggagtcatatatttagttgtcagatcctttggagggttaggcggagattggatatttggctaaggcatgggctcggcggggttgcctttctggtcggcgctctctggtctcggccttctgtgctcggccttctgtgctcggcagccttttgtgctcggcctgctgtgctcggcagcctgctgtgctcggctcgctgtgctcggcagcctgctgtgctcggctcggcctatgagctcgatcacttagaagagcccgatcacttgatgagcttgagagcggaagagctcgatcacttggatgagccgaagagcccgatcacttggatgagctcgatcttgctgacggatttgggtgctataattgcatttgtggggtggtccattttaccACCAACAAATTTCATCGTGCATAAACTAAGCATCAGTTGCAGTCGTAGGGTGGTGTTTAATATCTTACAAAGCACATGGGATGCCGTGGTCCGATCAGCTGGCTTCTAGGTCATAGGTTGTTTTATAGTTATGTAACATGACATGTATTGGAATATTTATGGCAATACATCCATGGGCATCACCCATTATGAagggaaaaaataaagagaattgTTTAATGTGGTTATGTCAGTGTTCGTCGTAGTATGGAGGGTTTCATTTGTGGGAAATTATAAAAGAGCACGCAAGCTTGCTTCCATTTTTCAACCACCATATATTTGAGGCATAAGTGATCTTGATCTTGCTATGCCCATCACGGAACGTTCACCTTTTGGTACATGGTATAATAACCGGTTCCTGCTAGAGAGCCCCTACCATTTGGAATTTGCTTCTTCGGGAAACTTGATGAAGCAGTCCGGACATAAGTTTATTTTCCACCCAATCAAGCTGAAACACATTTGAGACATCCAAATTTAGTTGGACTGCTCCAAGCtgggtttgaaacatatatTCAGTTTGTTTTCTCACTCTCTTctttccccttttcttcttttagaaatgTGCATAATTCCATGCGAATTTTTTGAGAAGTTACCACTTAGAAAAGTAGCATGGATCTCAGGTCATCCAAGAATATGCCTTATAAGTTATAATATaggtttagatttttttttattgtttagtAAATCAGATGAATTAAtcaatatggatatggatacattcataaaaaaatgaaaaataaaatatttaaaaattgaatAGAAAGATTTGTCAAAGAATCCTAGAATATAGTCCTTGCCATAaggtttagattttttttttttggtacaacagcaGCTCACACGTTACTGTGTGAGTGCAGTTAACAAAATCGAAAAAAGAGATCACACAAGGAATTAGGCATGGACACGTGATTCGTCCAAATAAAACTTCCATAATGGTGAGCTGCAAAGGAGGCAACCCAGTTAGTAGCATCGTTCGCCTCCTTGTAGACATGTGTGGCCTGATAGGAGCCACATTCTCCTAAGAGTTTGCAGATATCGTGGAGCAGTGGGCCAGCGGCCTATCACTAGCAACATATCCCTGACCCAAATCCACTCGATCATCATAGCTGAGTCTCCTTCGAAAAACATGCGATTTACACCCAGCACAAGTCTCGCATAGGTAACGCCCTCTAATGCAGCTTTGAGCTCGGCACTGACGATAGACGTGTCGAAGATCCGCCGATCTTCTGCCGCCACCAATCTGGCATCGTGGTCTCTAATGACAAATCCTACACTTCAACTGCTCCCTTTCTCGCCAACACTACCGTCAAAATTCATCTTGAGAAAATTAGAGGTGGGGACTCTCAGGAAACAAATACGTAGTACCAATAACCTccgttgcatgaagtagagctCTGTTCGTCACCACCTTCGGATGTGCACTACCGTCCTCGAAGATTCAAGTATTTTTAATCTAGCCAGTAGTGGTAGGCTAGATAGAGAGTACTAATCCTTCGCTCTTCAAAGCCAGCCCCGCAAAGAAGCCTTCAGGAAACATAGGAATGCCCAGGTCTTTAGATCTGTAGGGCTCCGGAACAAGTGCGAGCAACCTCGAACATGAAATATGGCCGGCCAATCCCCACAAAGCGCGTTTCGTGTATGCACGGAATGCATCATCTTGACGAGCGGATGAAGAAGGACCCTCTCTTGTGGTAGTGTCCATGTTGGCTTGGAATTCTAGAaccttgtcccttcctccctctaggCTTATAATTTTTAATCGAATTGTGAAGCGTTTCATTGCGCTCGTTTTCGATTTATGGATCCTTATGTGTGCTGCTCCACGGTTGGACTAGTCCACCAGCCGAGAGGTGGCTCCCTCTAGGCTACCTTTTAGagctcatttggttcgcgggaagcatttttctttttaggaATATAATTCATAGAAAACAAATTCCTAATaagaggatgcctagaaaagtacttttgacatgtttcGTTGACCAtgagaaagtgacaaatttccaaagtgcttatgtttggttggccatccattttcctgaaaaagttatatataattcctattatgcccttaataaaaattagatctttaatgcctctttaatgcttctttaatgctgaagggcctttttggaaaaaaataaaaatagagtgattcccacctcatgggaaaaacttttctataaaatatggaatcatatttccaaggaaatacaacttttccatctctcttctttgaaaattccaaccaaacaaaaggcatcttattactttttcattgaccacactttttcctctttttttcccgcgaaccaaacgagccctttaaCTCAATAGGTATGACTCAGGTGGTGCCCGGTATTACCTTGCTAATCGGTACTTCTATGCAAATGGTTTGATGTTTATGTGTGCGTCCGAGGAGCCTATTGAGCTGAACTCACTTGAGACCATTTGACGGTCACGGATCCTTGAATCCACATCAAGAGTCATATAACATGCGGCTGTTGATGTCATGCTCATATATCTTGATGCAGATCCAATTGACtcgtcttttattttttttttttatttgggggTGGGGGATAAAGAATAATATGCTTTCAAAATTCTGCGAATCCTCCGCGCTTGGCGTTTGCGTGCCGACGGATGCGACAGGATCGAGAATATTTCCTTCGCTTACTCCACCGGTTGTGAGCTGCGGGGAGGTCGGGCATGATGAGGGTTTGTCGGATCCTCACGAAAAAGAAGACAAAGACCTTTGAACCATGGGCTGCCACTACTGAGGGCACGGTTAGATGACGAGGCCTTGGTCGCATAACATGTcatgagggaaaaaaaaataatggagaagaggaagaaaaagctaCCAGCTTCGCCAGACTTGGGATCACTCTTAAGCAAATTTATCcagaatatggatatggattgACTTAAGTCTTGCGGCTCTGTCTCACTAaatctgatgtggggtcggaaccccgacaccagcccgcacaccggacgagcaggaaaagcatccgcgtcctccccgaggtattgtccgctctgggattgccgcttcgggtctgcgggaggtcgcccagggccggagcccaatgacagtcccaatgacagtcccgagccctgccggcgcgggggtccgcggaggtactacccctaccctcacggttttgtcctacaaaagggccctcggttagaagaggtgtttgcacccccccatttaaggcacagacctttccgctgattatccgatgtgggactaaactgggaaccccatcccacaacagaaTCCATTCTTCTTTTAATGGATAAATTAGCTCTCCTACGATCTCTGTTTCTTATATTTGTAGAAagcatccggcctctacaatTTAATCGATGCCCGTACATTTCGAATTCGAAATCATTTCGTTGGAAGTAACTCGGTGCAATATCACTATCTACTTACTGGATGGACAAATATGACCAATTCCTCAGCCAAAACTTTAATTACGGTACTCTTTTTAATGTTATCATTAAGCAACACTATTTGGGGTCAGATACCAGAACCAACCTGTCCCAGAATTTCTGGCCAGGACGAGAGCGTTCTTCCACAGGTCCCCTGTATTCCACCACCAAGCCAAGCTTTAAAACGACTCGGCATCCTCCAATCAAATAATTGCACCGCATTTGCCGTGCATGTGACCACCTTCTTAATAAGGCGGGAGGATCGAGAGTAACATGGATTGTTGGAAAAAAGTTGCCACCTAGGTGGATCGTTCATTAAGGTCAGATAGTATGATGATGATGGTTTGAAGAAAAGAGAGATCAGAAATATTATTGGGGATTGAAATTATAATATTGCTTGCATTTCTCGATGCATAATCTAAAATCCATTTGTCGTTATGAGTGAGAAAATAGTTAAATTTTTTAGTAAATTTGATAAATTAAATCATATGAGAGCCGGCAAACAAAATATTATAGCTTTTAGGAAACTACTTttttttcaggaaaaaaaaaacgagaGACCCACTGCCAAATCTTTAGAAAACAAGTTCATGAAAACCCCTCTAAACACTGTTTTCGTGCTTGTTTTTAACTTTCATCAGCAGCATTTTCATCAATTTGAGTCGCTACAACGCGTCGTAAACtctgttttcttctcttttattttcccttttttttggttCAAAAAAAGCTGCTTAATTTTTACGCTCCAACCTTCGGAGCTTCAGCCAGCGCCAGGAAATGCTCGGCCACTATCCGCCGCTGGATCTTCCCCGTCGCCGTCTTCGGCAGCGAATCCGTTATAAACACCTTCTTCGGCGCCTTAAACGCCGCCAGATTCTTTCGGCAATACCTCgaaacctcctcctcctccaatttcGCCCCTTCCCTCAGGATCACCGCACAATTTATCTGAACAAGTAATCAACAACCACGATAATTTTTTAACGGCCCAGATTTATTTACTAAAAGCCAAACGGCACATGCGTCCAACTTTCACTTACCTCTTCGCCGTATTTATCGTCCGGCACGCCAAACGCCACCGCCTGCGCCACGTCCGGATGCGACAACAACACCGCGTCCACCTCTATCGGCGATATCTTCTCTCCTGCCACATTCCCCCCGAAACCGATACCATCAGACGGCTGTAATTAAATAAACTCATTGCGGAATTTGCACGATATCTAAAGTTACCTCCACGGTTGATGAGCTCTTTAATCCGACCGACGAGATGGAGGAATCCGTCGGAGTCCATGAATCCGACGTCTCCTGTGTGGAACCATTCGAATTTAAAGGCGGATTCGTTAGCCTCCGGGTTGTTCTTGTAGCCCTTGGTGACGTTGGACCCACGGATGCAGACTTCCCCCGGCACGTGCGCCGGCTGGCGAGCCCCCTTCTCGTCCAGCACCGCCATCTCCTGCCCAACCGGCCGGCCCACCGAACCGGGTTTATGCGGCCCGTCCTCCGGCAGCGGGTTCGACGACATCAGATGCGACGCCTCCGTCATCGCGTACGCCTCCAAGACCGGCGCCCCGAACGCCTCCTCGAGCCGGGAGAGGATCGACGGGGCCAGCGACGCGCTGCAGCTGCGGATGAACCGGAGTTTGGGGTAGTCCGGTTCGGGCCGTGTGGAATGGCGGTCGAGGAGgatctggtggatggtggggacGGCGGTGTACCAGGTCGCGGCGGAGGCGCGCATGTCGGACCAGAAGGTGGAGGCCGAGAAGCGGCCGGAGGCCGGGAGGGTGACGGCGGCGCCGGAGGCCAGGGAGCTGAGGAGGCCGGCGAGGAGGCCGTGGACGTGGAAAAGGGGGAGGACGATCACGGTCGAGTCGGTCTCGGTGAGCCGGTACACGGACCGGATGTTGTTGACCGAGGCGGCCAGGTTAAGCTGGGTCAGCGGCACTCCTTTAGGCCGGCTCGTGGTGCCGGAGGTGTGGAGGAACAGCGCGACGTCGGCCGGCTCGTTGATGATCGCCGAGACCGAGTCGGCGATCGAGTCGGGCCTGCGGGGAAGCGAGATCTGGACCGGGCCGGCGGGGTCCGGGAGGGCGGCGGTGGCGTGGGGGATCTGGAGTTTCGCCGCGGCGGCCTCCGCGGCGGCGTTCCCCTCCGAATTCGTTATCAAAACCTTCGACTCGGAATCGGAGAGATAGAATTCGAACTCTTCCTGGGTGTACGCCGAGTTGAGCGGCGCGGCCACGGCGCGGGCGCGGATTACAGCGAGGAACATGATCACGAACTGCACGGATATCGAAGCAAAATGCTGTCATTCCGATCGCAATTAGATTCTAGAGAAGACAAGGCAAGAGATATAGATCCAGACCTCGACGGTGTTGGGGAAGGTGAGGGCGACGACGTCGGCGGGGCGGACGCCGGAGGAGACGAGATAGGCAGCGGCGGAGTCGATGAGGTCGCGGAGGCGGGCGTGGGTGATCTCGAGCTTGCCGGGGACGGAGAGGGCTCGCCTGGAGTGGAATTCTCCGGCGGCCTTCGCGAGAAGTCCGGTGAGTGCTATCCCCTCCATTCTGCTACCTTCTCTACCTCTCTTCCAATATCTTCTCccagataaaatattttttttttggacgacGATGACAAAAATGGAGTGGAGGAAGAGATGAGGCGTCTGGTGTATTTAAAGGAAAATGGAATGGACAGAGGCGGTCGTGGGCCGTCGTCGGATGGAGGGACACGGGGAGGTGATGACAGGTGTCGGTTTGGAGGTTTTTCTAAGTAGCTAtatttcttaataaaaaaaagggtgaTGCTTAGGCAGTTGGACTTGGGACGACGAATGCTTTCTTTGACACGTGCGATGATTCTCCTTCACGTGAATACCGACATTGGAGTGGTAGCGCAACCCCGCCCCTGGATCACAAATCTGTAAACCGAGAAAGACCTGGTTCACTGGGAAATTGGGTCAACTGTAGAACTTTTGTTTCGCATGTTCCGGTTCTTAAGTCTTAGGGGAAATTCGTGGGGAAGTGCTAATTTACTCCAAATATTGGGTACTCGGTGGATTGTCACGAGTTACGGCCTGACCCAGTTCTGCCTGTTCAATGTTTAAAATCGGACAATTTAAGgagccaaaataaaaaaaaattgctgaggATTGGATGGAATCGTATGCGACCAACCactcaaaattattttataggTAAGAAAAAGGGAGTTCCCCATTGTGCTTGAAGAGCTTCTATTTTTCGATTGCTTTAGTTGTTCCGTATTCGTAGCGCATGATACATTcagtttagcaaaaaaaaaaaatatcgtaaaattttaacatatatttaataaccaaaatgagaaaatattttttgtatgataaaatggcaataaaaaatattgcatagaaaaatataatacaatataatattacctattattatatattaaattattattattatatataatattagtataatatattctaatataatattgaatactataacatattaatataacataatatcatATGATAaggtataataatatattattaataaaacAATACTACtacaatgtaatataatattataatataatagataatattctattatagcataataatattatattaatattaaatattactatattagattgtatttttgtaatataatagtattatattatattatcatatatgtttatattata
Proteins encoded in this window:
- the LOC103719417 gene encoding oxalate--CoA ligase, whose product is MEGIALTGLLAKAAGEFHSRRALSVPGKLEITHARLRDLIDSAAAYLVSSGVRPADVVALTFPNTVEFVIMFLAVIRARAVAAPLNSAYTQEEFEFYLSDSESKVLITNSEGNAAAEAAAAKLQIPHATAALPDPAGPVQISLPRRPDSIADSVSAIINEPADVALFLHTSGTTSRPKGVPLTQLNLAASVNNIRSVYRLTETDSTVIVLPLFHVHGLLAGLLSSLASGAAVTLPASGRFSASTFWSDMRASAATWYTAVPTIHQILLDRHSTRPEPDYPKLRFIRSCSASLAPSILSRLEEAFGAPVLEAYAMTEASHLMSSNPLPEDGPHKPGSVGRPVGQEMAVLDEKGARQPAHVPGEVCIRGSNVTKGYKNNPEANESAFKFEWFHTGDVGFMDSDGFLHLVGRIKELINRGGEKISPIEVDAVLLSHPDVAQAVAFGVPDDKYGEEINCAVILREGAKLEEEEVSRYCRKNLAAFKAPKKVFITDSLPKTATGKIQRRIVAEHFLALAEAPKVGA